CCTCCCCACGATGTCGTCGTGCTACTCTAAGCGTGATCCGCTTAGCAAAAGATAGCTCCGGAGTCACCGTCTCCGCGTTAGCAAAAGCTGCCCACGGGACCGTCCACGGAACAATGCATGCTTGATGCTTCCACTTAATTTGTTCTGGATTCTCTCTGTTTTATTTTCTAGCTTTGTCTCGAGTTAATTTTTCTTTAAAGTTTAATCGCGTTTATAAAGAAAATGTACCTTTGGTCCCACAATCGGCAACAAATTCCAGAAATGGTCTCTGAATTTGATCTCTATATTGACAAAACCGGATATTTTTGGCCTCTTTTCCGAATTTGATGAACGGGTTTGAGTCTCTATATGGGCAGTTTTTCCCAAGACATTTCCACATTGGACACCATGATGGATAATTGAGGGACCAAATGTACACGACTGGGAGCTAATGGGGGCACCAGATGCCACTGTGGCATTAATTCTAAGTGAAAAGAATCCGAGAAAAAACCATGTCACGTGGAGTCAAAACCAATCAAAATCGTTTGAATCTGAGAGAGGGACCAAAAGTATTCGGTTTTGTCAATTGGAAGACCAGATGTATATGATTTCAAGTTTAGGGACCATTTGTAGGACTTTGCTGCCAACCGAGAGACCAAAAGTGTTCGATTTTGTGAATTGAGATGCCAAATCAAATTTATACGATCTCAAGTTTAAGGACCATTTTATAAACTTTGTTGCCAACGGAGGGACCAAAAATCACTTACATCTGCAGctttaaatttgttttattgaaAATCTGTTATGATATATTTTTACGTTATACTTATTTGATGGAGTATTGTGAATCTGGTCAAGCttgaatactccctccatttcacaaaggttggcgtattttgtttcgttaagacaaggctttgaccaatgaaaactctattgatatgtgttttttcatacatgaaatttatatcaatggattcgtctttaaaagttcttactaatgatcatggttccgtatcatataacttacatattaatatagtaatttttggtcaaaacgAAATACTCCAACCTCTGTGAAATGGAGGCGCTATTTAGGTGCTATTTAGGGGCCTTATTTAGGTGCTAGCGCTGGACATGCTCAGAGTGATTTAGTACAAGAACAGAGGTAAAGTCATCTGGCGCGTGCGACGACTGAGGAGATACGGAGGATTGCACGGCAAGTCGTTGAACACCTTGTCTCGCTTCTCCAAGGAATCGAAGACCGGCCCCGCAAGTAACTTAACCCATACATGCTATTTCAACGCTGGAGCCAAGTGGTCAAGTAACGGATCATGGCCGATCATCGTCTCTCTCACGCCCCTCATGCATGCTGGCTTGTTGTACGTCTTATAATTATTCAACACGAACACATGTACTGTAGTACACACTTTACGACATGCACGAAGCTACAACGATCTGAATTTGTATGAACGCTCTGGTGATCACACGGTACTACAACATGAATGAACTTGTGCTACGAACTGGAGGAGTAGATAGCTAACTATAGGCAAAGGCAAATTAACCGGAAATTAATTAACAACAGATGCACGAGCAAGAtcgcgatcgatcgatcggccggcCGGATCTTTaactatagctagctagaccGCGTTGTCCATCATGGCCTTGAACTCGCGGAACCCgaccctgccgctgccgcccccgGCATCACCATGGCAGCCGGCCGCAGCGTCCAGCATCCTGACGCAGTCCTCGTAGCGGGCGCCCTCGGGCATCCGGAGCCTCCGGAGCACGCCCCAGAGCTCGGCCGGCGACACGAAGCCGTCCCCGTCGCGGTCGAACACCGCGAACGCCTCCttcagctcctcctcccccgcctccttcGCCCCCCACGCCACTTCCTCCACCACCCCCATCGCCTCGCACCCCCCACACACCGTTGCTGCTCCGGCTGCCGTCGTCGTCAGCGTCATGCCGAGGCACGCCATGACCGCCGCCACGTCAGGCCCCGACAGCAGC
This is a stretch of genomic DNA from Brachypodium distachyon strain Bd21 chromosome 1, Brachypodium_distachyon_v3.0, whole genome shotgun sequence. It encodes these proteins:
- the LOC112271776 gene encoding probable calcium-binding protein CML21; the encoded protein is MVASASSLLIALVKNALLAARAVVATLLDGDHCRSLDEDSGAHHPLQHCPQCAAKYDEEGRLLSGPDVAAVMACLGMTLTTTAAGAATVCGGCEAMGVVEEVAWGAKEAGEEELKEAFAVFDRDGDGFVSPAELWGVLRRLRMPEGARYEDCVRMLDAAAGCHGDAGGGSGRVGFREFKAMMDNAV